GTAACAACTTGTGAGATGGTCTGCGAGATACCCTGCCTATGGATTGGGGCGGAGGGTAATGATCATAACCACTTTCACAGGTCGACTGAGTGGTTCTAATAAGGACTGTAGTATTCGGAACATGTTTGGGTCTCGAAGTTGGGCTCCAAGAGGTTTTTCTGCACAAAACTGTAACTTCATACGTACTCAGATTTCTCCCGACGGCTTTTGCTTCATCTTGAAAAGCATTTCCATTTGTCCTTTTCTAGCTCTAACACGTTTAGTATGAAATGTATCTTGTAATTGTCTGTCCCTGAGCAAAAggaaaaacaacaaaacTGGCAAAGTCTTTAGATATGGGCACTGCGCTGAATATTGTCGCGGTCCGTATTTCAGaaatttcaatgttgcgatGAGCACAGAGCAAAGTGACAGTGGGTCAGCCAGGAGCAAGGTTGACCCACTGCATGTGCTGAAATGGCCGGCGAAGTCACACAGAGAATGCAAGGCCGTGCCTGATACTTCAGGAAAGGGGGACCAGGACGGAGCCTCAGGTACCAACTGAACTGATCCAGGCGTCTGCCGCAACTCCTCTTGGTTGACCGGGGCGACAAGGGGCCACTTCACACTGTGCATGGATCATTCTCACGATTCCAGACGAAGTACTCCATAGTAACTGTCGAGACAGTCATAATATTTAGACCGCGTGCTATCAACCCGAGCCGAATGATAAACAAGCCTACAATGTTTAGGTACATGATATGGAGGAGAGTGAAACAAAAAATGTAGGTTCCAACGGTGTCAAGATCGTGTAGAACATCTGCTCGGCGTTACTGTACTTGTTCAGCCCCATGCTGTACCACCCAAGGGACATCGCGTTCCTGCAAAACCCGAGGCCTGCACTGTGAAGGCCCAGCGCAAGTAATTTCAGGCTAGCGTGTCACGTGATTCATGAGAAAGCTCTAACCGACGAAGTCGTCCGCTTCCGAGCAAAACTGCTCACTCTGCAAATTCTCCCCCAGTTCCAACCAATCTCTCTCCACTCCCATATCTGATCGCTCTCTGCCATCTGGGAAGATGTTCAAGAGGTGAGTCTCGGCGCCTGAGTTTGAGTTTCAGCGTTTTTTGCGCGGCGGTAGCGCCAATTGAGGCCGATTGAATCGAATTGAGCTGACCCGTGGCTGTTTCTTGCAGCGGCATTTCCTCCTTCGCCAGGGCGTCTCGCCCGACCTTTTCGGCCGCCGCTTCGCGACGTGCCCTCAAGCCTGCCGCTCTCCGATTCCCCCTGAACAGCAGATATGCTAGTTCTGCCagtgttggagttggcaAAATTCACCAGGTAAACATCCTTCAGCGAATTGCCGATCGGGGAGGCATTTTGAGCTAACAACAATTTTTAGGTCATTGGTGCCGTCGTCGATGGTTCGTCAAACCTTTTCTCATAGCCATTTACTAAATCTACGGTACGAGAAAACTCATACTGACCGTTGTACAGTCAAGTTCGACACCGCCAAGCTGCCTGCTATTCTGAACTCTCTCGAGACCGATAACAATGGCCAGAAGCTCGTCCTTGAGGTCGCTGTATGTGACTTGTGAACCGGAATCAACCAAGGTGGATGGCAATAGTTGGCTAACATATATCTGTAGCAACACCTGGGTGAGAATGTTGTCCGCTGTATTGCCATGGATGGTAAGTTGCGAGTTATCGCCCCATTTATGTTTATGTGCGCAAACTCTAATCCCTCAAAATAGGTACCGAGGGTCTCGTCCGAGGCCGTGAGGCCGCTGATACCGGTGCTCCCATCACCATTCCCGTCGGTCCTGCTACCCTTGGTCGTATCATCAACGTCACCGGTGATCCCATTGACGAGCGCGGTCCCATCAAGACTGACAAGTTCCTGCCCATCCATTCTGATCCCCCGGAGTTCATTGACCAGTCTACCTCCGCTGAGATTCTCGTCACTGGTATCAAGGTTGTCGATCTTCTTGCCCCTTACGCCCGTGGTGGAAAGATTGGTCTCTTCGGTGGTGCCGGTGTCGGCAAGACTGTCTTCATTCAGGAGCttatcaacaacatcgccaaggcCCACGGTGGTTACTCCGTCTTCACTGGTGTCGGTGAGCGAACTCGTGAGGGTAACGATCTTTACCACGAAATGCAGGAAACCTCTGTCATTCAGCTCGATGGCGAATCCAAGGTCGCCCTGGTGTTCGGTCAGATGAACGAGCCCCCTGGTGCCCGTGCCCGTGTCGCCCTGACTGGTTTGACCATTGCTGAGTACTTCCGTGACCAGGAGGGCCAGGATGTCCTGCTCTTCATTGACAACATTTTCCGATTTACTCAAGCCGGATCTGAGGTGTCTGCCTTGCTGGGTCGTATTCCCTCTGCCGTCGGTTACCAGCCCACTCTTGCCGTCGATATGGGTGGTATGCAGGAGCGTAttaccaccaccaagaaggGTTCCATTACTTCCGTCCAGGCCGTCTACGTCCCCGCTGACGATTTGACTGATCCTGCCCCGGCCACCACCTTTGCTCACTTGGACGCCACTACTGTGTTGTCCCGTGGCATTTCTGAGTTGGGCATCTACCCTGCTGTCGACCCTCTCGACTCTACTTCCCGTATGCTTGATCCCCGTATCGTCGGTGAGGAGCACTACAACACCGCAACTCGTGTCCAGCAGATCCTTCAGGAATACAAGTCCCTGCAGGATATCATTGCTATTCTGGGTATGGACGAATTGTCTGAGGCTGATAAGCTCACTGTCGAGCGTGCCCGTAAGATCCAGCGTTTCCTTAGCCAGCCTTTCACTGTTGCTCAGGTCTTCACTGGTATCGAGGGTAAGCTGGTCGACCTCAAGGAGACTATTGCTTCTTTCAAGGCTATTCTGAGCGGTGAGGGTGACAGCCTTCCCGAGGGTGCCTTCTACATGGTTGGTGATCTTGCCTCCGCCAAGGAGAAGGGTGCGAAGATTCTTGCGGACTTGGAGAAGAACTAGGCGCCTTAACTACATAATACCTAGAAGGTGTGGAGAAGGAGCCTGTGTATAGACCAGAGGAACCGGGGCTGGGGAGGTTTCTTCTAAAGCTCCATCTATTTAGTCTCTTTTGTGGGCTGTGTACCAATGATAAAACTTCCTCTTTATGTCTTGACCCTCGCTATTTTGTGATTGCATCTAATCGTAGTATAATTCTGAGACGGACTCTGGCCTCGAGCAGGTTTGGTGACAGCTGTGGTTGGCTAATGATTAGTGACGCAGGAACGGAATCGTCCAATTAGGCACCGCGGCCTATCCAAAGGAAGAAATTTTTGCCAAACAATTGTAGCGCTCTGACCATTGTCTTTAGGAAGGGATTCTCTGTATCGCAAAGCAATGTCGTATCAAGTCTGTTAGAGTCACCATGGTCCGCCAGCTCTGTAGGTCAAACTAGTTGCATACGTGAATTCTTCTTTAGGCTGCCTCTCCAGATTTTTCAACAGTGATGCCAGAAGTTACAGCAAGATTCATGGCTTATCTGACCGAGGGACGCATAGGTCACTCTGGTATACATCCAGACCCCGATACATGTGCAATTCTAGACTGCTATCTCGGGCTGGCTGTCTTTGCTGAAACTACGAAACAGACGCTCGGAGACCTGAAATAAAAGACAATGCGGTATCCTGCAATTACATCGTGACTTGTGATCTTGTCGATTGGGTGCGAGCTGGATATACTTGTGAACTATGCAGTCAACCCCGAGAAACGTCGTGGAAGCCAGCTGATGCTACCTGATAACTTTATGAATCGAGAAGTGGCTGTTGTTACCGCATCTTAATTTTCGCTGGGAAATTAACATATATACAGAAACCCGCTGCGCTGACGCTCATTCCACCTTTTCTTTTCGATAGAAACTCCGTCGGAATATAGAAATTTCAGGCTGCGGAATAATCTTTACAACCCTCAAGACACATCATCTTGGGGCCGATGCGAGACTTGGTTGCAACGACCCTGTATGTTCCCGTCGGGCTAATCATGTTTTACAGCAGCCTCTAAGCTCCACACGAGTGTATGCAGATGAATTATCAAAATCGCAATCGTCTGTTATAGACTAGCGTTCCACACAGGTTCGTCGTCAGGTTGGCTCGGATTCGCCAGAACCATGGTCCCTGCTTCAGATTCATAGCGAACAGGCCGTCCTTGATCATCTACTAAGGTGAGCTGCTTcgcctcttcctcttcctgcAGACTCCATGTATCAGCCGAGGACGTTCGAGGTTCCCACGTAGTATCGCCCAGAAGCAGCCTTGCCAGCTCTACCGGATTCTCGGTTTGAATTGCTTTCATTGGGGCCTCCAGTTCGTCGTACCACGCAGGGCCGAGGAATGTGCAGATATCTTGGAGAGACCTAGCACCCACGCCTATTAACCACCAAACTCCAGTAGTTAGCTTGAGGAAAACAGCGTAATGAGCTAGAATGACAAGCGCTCGACAGTTCCTGCTGAAGATCAGTTGGACGAAATCTTGAGGTAAGTACGTAAACCAAGTGATGACACGTAATTTCATTACAGCCCCAAATCCGCGCTGGTGCATGTTTTGGTACAGCGTTGCTAGATACCTCAGTCCTCGGACATACGTTCCAATGTAGATAAGATCTGGATCATTGGCGGGTATTGAGGAGATCAAGGTTTTGAGATTCCACGGTATGTATTCGAAAGCAGCATCAAGATCCATAGACGGGCGATAAAATAGTTGTTCTAACCCGGTGCCCCTCAAGGATCTTCTATCTATTCTCTTAAAAATTGTCCCGATACCCCGCCAGATGGCCATCCACTGAATAATGTAGAGATCAGCAGTCTGAGGGATTCGAAAATTTTGAGAAGATAGGGCTGTGAGGAGAAGAGAGTTGGCTAGCAATGCGCCGTACGTTTCTGGATGAGCAGTGGAAACAGCTGCTGAGTAGGCCTCGAATAAACCGTCCTGGTAGTGGACAAGACGAAGGGGATCACCCATGTCATCGCCCCTCGTTTCAATGGCATGGAGACACGATAAAGCCATGACTGAATTGTAAAGAAATCTGACATTGAAGGCGTGGTCCATGACAGTATTCCGCATGAGATCTTCCACGGGTCTGGAATCGCCGCCTTTAATAGAGAAAGAGGTACAGGTATGGCCTAAGAAATGCCAGAGGATTTTCATATCGATGGCATCGCAGCCAGTAGCAATCGGCAGGGGTTCTTGAGCCACAACGAAAGGCATGGTGCGTTGATATGATACGGGCACAAGAGAAGTCGAACCAGGGGAAGATTTTCTCGAGCGAGGAGATActgatggcgtctttggtTTACTCGCGGAGGGAGAGTAGACGCATTTGTCCCCGCGAAGCGTACATACCCCACAAGAAGGGCGCTTTTCGTCGCATTTCaccttgcgcttcttgcaATTCTGACATCCAAGACGAGATTTCTTGTGTGGCCGTTTGGGGTGATATGTCCTGTGGTGCGGAGGAGAATCAGGGTCTCTGTCAGACCCCGATGGCTGGTCTGTACCACATTGACCTGCTACTGCCGACATTGTATCACATCTGGGAGTTCAGAGATTCGATACGTAAATGGAAGAGAGTGGGTGAGACAATGAGTGAGTGTGACAGAGTCGCCTCCTCGGAAGGACAAGTATGTTGCCCACAGAGAGATGGCCCTAAGTATAAAGGTCCTCAAAAATGCCACTGAACTGGATGGTGCAGAGGCTGATGGTCGGAGTGATTGATGCCGGCGAAAGGGAGtaggagaagcagaagaatTTGAGGAAATGAAGAGAGCGAGTCCTATAAGAATTGCCGTGGGTTCTCCGTATGATATCTTGTTGATCTACTCAAAGCGCCGAGGTAAAGCGCGTATGcagcaggagaagagaaTCTGGTCAACCACCTCTACAATAGAGTGTGATCAGACCGTCACTGTCGGAAGGCTTCTTGGTTTTTATCCAAGTATGAAGGTGCGAATGACAACATGTAAAGAAAGGTCTTGGAACCGCTTTCCACCAGACGCCTCGGGATGCTCAAAAGTTTTCGAGCGCGGCCGGGTCTTCTTAACACAGGAgagatggaaatggaaaaCCTGGAACAATTGGAGGAAGGACCGAGCAATCAATCTTCTGGTAGAGGCTTGAAAATCTCCGAGGCCTGGCGTGGCGATGTCATACACACTCCCCTGGTAGTAGAGCTTGGTACGTAAATGCTAAATGAAGACGTCGTGAAAAGGCCGCTGAGATGCGTTaacctttcaatgtttgtgaGGGGGtccgttcaatgttgaggAAACGATGCAAGAGCCGCTGATGCAAGTGGTGGTTTGCGACTCTGGACCGATTTGATCTCGCGATGCAGTCAGTCTTGCCTGGAGGAGTCGTAGTTTCGAAGCAGACCTCTGGATGCACGGATTGAATCAGAGACAGGACCTTTGGCACTGAACCGAAACTGGTTGGCAGACAAATGTTGAAGCACAGAGGTTAGAACGGTCAAAATTAATCAAGATGGGTGGGAAAACGCCTCCATGTAAGGCTGCATGTGCTTATTCTCAGGTAAGTGCTTTACGCTTTACGCTTTACGTGGGTGCAAGGGTCTGGtaggtcaactggtcaaaTGTTTGGTGTCCggggctggtctggtctggtctagtctggtcaattttgtCTCCAACGAACGTCCAGTCCACATGCATGTCTGCACTTGCATGCCAAAGGGGCATAAAGGGGGCCTCAAGCTGGCTGGCGCCGCTCAGCAGCGTCTGGAAGCTTAatgttgaagtctggtcaatccAGCATGTCTGGCCTGGCGGTCCTTGACGCCAGTTACGTCTGGACTTGACGACTCAAGTTGACTCCGAGAATTTGAGGCTTGTGGCTTCTTCCCCAAGTAATTTACCTGCACACGTCAACTGGTACCTCAACTAAGTTGGGTTCGAACGACAAGTTACTTAAGTCTGGTCATttgaaggtctggtcaatatgTTCTGTCCTCTGTTCTCAACTGGCACTGGGCACCTTGACGCTCTGTTTGCACTAACTGGTTCAGTATTAGCGGAGACAAGagtgaccagaccagacagcactgAGTCGGCATTTGGCTTGGGCCAGGCTtcgttgatgttgcaggCATTGTCGACATGTCTAGTCTTGGATGACCGAACCAGACCTTGAATTAAATCAAACCTAATGCAATATCAAACGGTTTGCGGGCCTAATGCCAAGAATCAGCCTTGGAGAGGGCATTCGgatgctttcaatgttggcgctgACGAGTCTGGTACTACTGAGCGGCTACGTAACATCAAGGAACCAGAGTCACCAAACCGCACATTCCCTGCTTACTGGAAGAAATCACACGAGTATGTGGACGAGAGTTTTGTCGTATCAGCTCGACATCGACTTCCTacttaggtacctaggtaggcaggCAGGTAAAATGTCTGCTCAAGGATGATTAGtttaggtacctaggtaccttaTCTAGGTAAGGTAGGTACTTAGATTCAGGAATCAGGACACGTGCAGATGACGCTGCTGGGTGACGTACTGGACTACGTCGACATTTGGAGCTGACGATCCAGCCACCcagacaaagacaacacAGCTCATGAGTTCCAATTTACATCAGAAGCATCAACTGTATTAATAACATCCTTCAAAGTTCCCAGTCCTCGGTCTCTGTCTTTAGCGAACTCTGGTTTGTTCCTTGGGGTCTCAATTGAAACAACCGCACAAAATTACAAGTCAAGTGCACACGAAATATATGACTTCCACTGCCTTAAAAACCGCACAACTGAGTATTCGGACATTTTATTCCACCAGCACCACAGTGTTGCCTTTCCCCGCAACACCTCGATAGAATTTAATTAGGCTAGAATTTAAACCGGTACTGTACATAATTCTCCAAAAGCAGTGACCATGTTCTTGGGTCAGGATATTTGATCACGTAAGCGCCCGGTCTTGTTGGAACGACAGACACCGACGCCAGACTGATGAAAAGAAAATGTGGGGCCCGACAGACAGACATCGTCTTGCTGCCCATCAACTCGAAATATTGTTAACCAGTTTGGAGACTGACGATGCGGCCTACAACATAAAAGATTGGAATCGCGGCAAGCTATTGATATCTTGCGCCATTTCAGTCTAGACTGTGGCTTCTTTCAGTCTTGTCGCCAGCCGTCCGGATGCAAGAGCCAGCCTTCAAAGCTTTGCCTAGGAGAGCCCTGGCAACGGCAAGAGCTTCTCGACCGATACCTCGACGAGCCTTTCACTCATCCTGCTGCAATCGCCATGGCGGTGACTCTGTGCCTGGAGGGAAACCGGGCGAGGACTCGATATCAGAACACGACAGTGGACCCGACCTACATCCAGCTACCGAGACTGCTGGCGGCCGCACGAGAAATCATTCCCTCAACCCTATGAGGAATCGCTTGTCCCGCCGGCGTGTAGTATCTGCTCTTCCCCCGGTTAACCTGCCGAAACAATTTCTCGATAATAACATATCTATATATTCCCCAGAAAAACAGCCGCGACTACCGGCAGCCCTAGTCGAAGATGCGACTCATGATAAGACGTCCCTTCTGTTTCAAAGCCATACACCTCTCTCCAGACAGACCCACCAAACCATGGAGATGTATTTTGAAACTGCCTTGACATCTTTGCTGTTAAGAGACTGCGAGCTCTTCATGGACTTCAAACGCTCTCGGAGCGACCCTAAAGACCATAGCTGGAGCACGGCTGCCTCAATTGAAAAGGTAGTTAGGGTCTGGGACATGATTCTTGATTCCGCGTGGCATGTCGTCGATTGCATTTACCCAGCGAGAAAAGCAGAGTATACATACAAAGTTCGCccattttggtggtggaacATATATAAAGACCTTGATCACAGAACCCACAAGTTCCGTGATCAGTTCCTCGCTCTCACTGTTTCCTTGGACCAACAACTCAGTCAGGCAGAGCAGCTCACATATCCCCTACCCCATGCAATTGCAGATCTCCCAGTAGATACTCTCATGACAATGTCCAAGGCAATTGAGCGCGACTTGCAAACTGCGCCACCAACAGTCTTCGACCCCAAGACTAGCAAACGACCCATCACGGTTCTCTCAATTTCTGGCTACGGCGGTAGATCAATAGCTGAGGCTGTAGGTCAGCATTTAGCATGCTGGAATCGCGCAGATTTGATTCACCTGGACGCACAAGACCTGTCCTTGCTTGTAGGCGACTATTTGGGCTTAAACTGGGCCTACTCTCGTGGAGCGCTCTCTATGATGGGCTTTCGTGCGGCAGAGTTGAACGGGAAGCTCGCACAGGATCCTACGAGTCCCTCTCGGCTGAATGACGAAGATGATAGTGATGCAGATGCTGGCATAATCAGCCTACGAGCTTCTGGCGGCTCGTTGGAGGAAGAGCTTCAAAAGATTCGACAGGGCGAATTCGATTGCTTCACTAAATGGGAAAACCTCAAAATCGACAAGATCTTGGACCATATTATTCGAGCCCCGGAGCTCAAGAGGACGCCATCCCAAACCTCACAGCGGCCAATTCTTATCCATGTTCACGACATTGTTGAGTTGAGCATGACACTAGAAGGGTCGCTGCTGCTTGGGAGGTTGAGGGTCATGGTAGACACTGCTTGGCAACAAGGAACAAACATCGCAATTGTAGGAACCTCGTCATCTGAGAAGCCTTCCGACGAGTTTCAGGATGCTGTCAGGCAATTGGCGACTACAGACTGGGTCATTACGCGGCATATTGAGCCAGACAGGACATACAGACGCCCGATGGCAAAGGCCAACACCTCCCAGAGCCGCTTTAGCCTTCAAAAGACGGACTACTTTGCCGAAAATATCTGCAACATAAATCGTATGCTTAGCGCATTAAGTCCTGAAACCCCCTCAGCGGCTCTGCATATGTGCAATGAGCATGTCAAAACCCATCTGCGCTCAGGGGATCCCAAGTTTTCTCTTCTACGGGATTCTATCCTGCCGATTCCCGAGATATATCACCTTGCATGCGCATTCAAGGCACTTGAAGAGAATTGTAAGGGATCCGGTGCGACCGGAGTTCTTGATCGGTGCTCAATGGGTCCGTTGCGACAGCAGCCTGGCCAACGTTtccttgacgaggacgacggTGACATGGACAGGGAGGCAGACGATGCTCGTAATCAAAGTCGTGAAGAGCCCAAATCAGACGCTCGACACGTATTGAAGATGAATGAGTATGAAAAGCGCATCTCCTCCGGCCAAATAAACCGAGAGAATCTTCGGACGACATTCGCGGATGTTCATGCCCCACAAGAGACTATATCGGCTCTCAAGCTGCTCACATCTCTAGCACTTGTGCGTCCCGATGCCTTTTCTTACGGCGTGCTTGCGCAGGATAAGATTCCAGGCTGCCTACTGTACGGGCCGCCTGGGACTGGTAAAACTATGCTTGCCAAAGCCGTGGCGAAGGAGAGCGGCGCCAATATGCTTGAAATCAGTGGCGCGACTATCAACGATAAATGGGTCGGAGAGAGTGAGAAGCTGATTCGGGCAGTTTTCACCTTGGCTAAAAGGCTAGAACCTTGTGTTGTTTTCATCGACGAGGCGGATTCTCTACTTGCGAATCGTAGCATGTTTAGCAACAGGGCTTCACATCGCGAGCATATTAACCAGTTTTTGAAGGAATGGGACGGTATGGAGGAGACTAATGCTTTTATCATGGTCGCAACGAATCGACCGTTTGATTTGGACGACGCTGTACTGCGGAGGTTGCCGCGCAAAATTCTCGTGGACCTGCCACTCAGGGAAGACCGCGCAGCTATCTTGCGGCTCCTGCTCAAGGATGAATTGTTGGATGATTCCGTCTCACTGGAAGCCTTGGCAAAAGAAACGCCGTACTATTCTGGATCTGATCTGAAAAATGTGTGCGTTGCAGCTGCTATGGCTGCggtggaggaagaaaatGAAGCAGCTGCGAAGCATGATGGCCCTGAGCCATATCGATACCCGGAACGCCGCATTCTGCGTAATGATCATCTGGAAAGTGCCTTGAAGCAGATCCCCGCGAGCATCAGTGAAGATATGACCTCGCTGAAGCTGATACGCAAGTTTGATGAGGAGTATGGGAACAGACGAAAAGggtcaaagaagaaagccTCAATGGGATTTGGTTTGCTGTATGAGGAAGGGCATAGCAGAACCGACGAGGCAAGAATTCGGCCGTAAACCTAATGGAGTTGATATCCGTAATGTGTTCGCGGTGGTTGGTGACGACGTCGAACATGCCCCTTGGTGCCGTGGTCGGCGACCTTATACGCCAACGTCGTTGGGTGTAAGTGACGGTTATGTTCAGAGAGCACGGGGGATATTTGTATACTTATTTGTGAAAAGTGGCATTGGCGCAAGATGTGACTCGCCACATGTCCGCCATTCTAGAACAGACGGCATACGATTTCTTTATCATTGCATATATTGCGGAAAGAGGATGATTGTGTCTATGGCAGTGCTGTGACGGCAACGCTCTTGAAACACTACATATGGCTCTAGTTAGGCGTACCAAACCATAGTAATGTATTACGGTGGATGCATGGCACTTTTAGCCCTCTAGCGGCAATCTCATAGCAGTCTACCTATTGAATGAAATGCGAGAGTGACTGTTAACCCTCGGTTGATATTTGTATTCCCTCGGCTGCCAGCGCTCTGGAGTAATCAGCTTGTGCTTTGTCCAGAGCGTGGAGCACCGGTTGC
The genomic region above belongs to Pochonia chlamydosporia 170 chromosome 2, whole genome shotgun sequence and contains:
- a CDS encoding spastin (similar to Verticillium alfalfae VaMs.102 XP_003007272.1), translating into MQEPAFKALPRRALATARASRPIPRRAFHSSCCNRHGGDSVPGGKPGEDSISEHDSGPDLHPATETAGGRTRNHSLNPMRNRLSRRRVVSALPPVNLPKQFLDNNISIYSPEKQPRLPAALVEDATHDKTSLLFQSHTPLSRQTHQTMEMYFETALTSLLLRDCELFMDFKRSRSDPKDHSWSTAASIEKVVRVWDMILDSAWHVVDCIYPARKAEYTYKVRPFWWWNIYKDLDHRTHKFRDQFLALTVSLDQQLSQAEQLTYPLPHAIADLPVDTLMTMSKAIERDLQTAPPTVFDPKTSKRPITVLSISGYGGRSIAEAVGQHLACWNRADLIHLDAQDLSLLVGDYLGLNWAYSRGALSMMGFRAAELNGKLAQDPTSPSRLNDEDDSDADAGIISLRASGGSLEEELQKIRQGEFDCFTKWENLKIDKILDHIIRAPELKRTPSQTSQRPILIHVHDIVELSMTLEGSLLLGRLRVMVDTAWQQGTNIAIVGTSSSEKPSDEFQDAVRQLATTDWVITRHIEPDRTYRRPMAKANTSQSRFSLQKTDYFAENICNINRMLSALSPETPSAALHMCNEHVKTHLRSGDPKFSLLRDSILPIPEIYHLACAFKALEENCKGSGATGVLDRCSMGPLRQQPGQRFLDEDDGDMDREADDARNQSREEPKSDARHVLKMNEYEKRISSGQINRENLRTTFADVHAPQETISALKLLTSLALVRPDAFSYGVLAQDKIPGCLLYGPPGTGKTMLAKAVAKESGANMLEISGATINDKWVGESEKLIRAVFTLAKRLEPCVVFIDEADSLLANRSMFSNRASHREHINQFLKEWDGMEETNAFIMVATNRPFDLDDAVLRRLPRKILVDLPLREDRAAILRLLLKDELLDDSVSLEALAKETPYYSGSDLKNVCVAAAMAAVEEENEAAAKHDGPEPYRYPERRILRNDHLESALKQIPASISEDMTSLKLIRKFDEEYGNRRKGSKKKASMGFGLLYEEGHSRTDEARIRP
- a CDS encoding C6 zinc finger domain-containing protein (similar to Metarhizium acridum CQMa 102 XP_007814395.1) gives rise to the protein MPFVVAQEPLPIATGCDAIDMKILWHFLGHTCTSFSIKGGDSRPVEDLMRNTVMDHAFNVRFLYNSVMALSCLHAIETRGDDMGDPLRLVHYQDGLFEAYSAAVSTAHPETYGALLANSLLLTALSSQNFRIPQTADLYIIQWMAIWRGIGTIFKRIDRRSLRGTGLEQLFYRPSMDLDAAFEYIPWNLKTLISSIPANDPDLIYIGTYVRGLRYLATLYQNMHQRGFGAVMKLRVITWFTYLPQDFVQLIFSRNCRALVILAHYAVFLKLTTGVWWLIGVGARSLQDICTFLGPAWYDELEAPMKAIQTENPVELARLLLGDTTWEPRTSSADTWSLQEEEEAKQLTLVDDQGRPVRYESEAGTMVLANPSQPDDEPVWNASL